Part of the Atribacterota bacterium genome, GTTGCGGCGTATCGTTTTTCCTTTAACCCTTCCCGGAATCGCAGCAACGGCCATTTTTTGTGTGATTCAGTCCTGGAATGAGTTTGCCCTGGCCTTCTTTCTGACCAGTTTTAATGCCCGTACCGTTCCCACCACGGTGACCTTTTTCCTCTCGGTTATGGGAATCATCTGGGGAGAAATGGCTGCCGTGGGGGTTGTGGCCAGTATTCCAGTGCTCATTTTCGCCTTCTTGGTGCAGAAATACCTCGTTCGAGGACTCACCTTTGGAGCCATCAAAAGCTGACTATACTCCAACCACCGATTCGATCAGTGGGTACCAGTTTTTGGAGAGGGCTTTCTGCAACACGGTTTGGGCCTCCTTCCGGAGAGGAAAAAGCATGGCCGATTCAGCCAGGGTGGGCTGGAAACCATTTTCCTGCAGGATCGCCCATTCTTCGAGATTGGAAACCGGGCAGAGGAGGTCCACTTTGGCATTTCCCGCCGCAGAAAGGGCGACGTGAAGGAGCCTCTCTTTTCCCTCTTTTGATACCCCTGCCCAGTCACTCAGGTAGACTACCTCTTCTTCCCCAGTAGCGGTTACGATTTTTCCCCAGGCCAGCGTGATCGTTCCTTGGATTTTCCCTCGGGAATCCCGGTGTACAAAGACTTGGGCTGGAATCCCTGCTGGACGCTCCACCTTCCGCCACTTCCAGAGGGCTTCGTCGAAGGGGATAAAACCATTGTACCGGACCAGGGTTTCGTTGAGGAATTGTCGTACTTCTTCCTGGGGAAAAGGAGTGACCTCTATTTTAGGAGCTTGGCCTTCTTTTTCCAAGTGAAAAACCCTCTGGAAATCTCGGTATCCTAAGTTCTGGTAAAGCCCGAACTGTCTGGTTTCAGGCACCGTGTAGAGGTACCCGAACCAGCAATCGCAAGCCCGCATCATGGCTTCGGCTTCTTGCATAAGTTTTGTGGCCAAACCCTTTCCCCGATAGAGAGGGTGGGTCATCACCGTGTCGATAATTCCCACCGGGAGGAGTGTTCCCTCAACGACAAAAGCGCTCAGAGTCAGAAAGAGGCTGGAGATGATGGTATCCCCGTGGAGCATCACCAGGGTATGTTCTAGGCCCAAGCCTGGTCTCTGGATGTACCAGCGAAGGATGGATTCGTCAAAGGGGAGTACCCCCTGGTACTGTCCAAAACAGAGACGGTGTAGAGCAAGAAGCTCTGAATAGGGCTCCTCTGGGATTTCGCTGGCGACCGTGAAGTGGTATTCCACTTTCTTCACCCTTTCCTTATGGTTTACCACAGGTGGGCCCAAAACAATCCTTTTTGTGGGCCCACATCCATTATATCGCACCTGTTCGCCTGGTCACCAGGGAAACGTTCCACGCAAGAGGTAGGGGTTGGGGGGAAATGGCTTCTATGGGAGGTTACGCTCCGGTCGTTTCGTCCCTGCTTTTCAGGGATTTCCGAAATGTCCTCAGAGGGGTGCTCGGACCATCTTCTGTGGGCCCTGGGAAATGGGTGAATCGACGGATGTATATGAATACCGATACGGACAAAAAAGCATGGATCCTGAGAGGAAAAGAAAATACCCTTCTTTCAACACGCTTTTTGGGAGGTTCACATTGAGAAAGACCATGCTGCCAGAAATACAGCGTTTTCCCGTTTGAGAAGACTACGGAGATTGCCGATTGGATTTCTCCTTGGTCGAGATTCGGTGGACCGAGAGGGAAAGCCTGCAGGAAAATCGTTT contains:
- a CDS encoding GNAT family N-acetyltransferase, with amino-acid sequence MKKVEYHFTVASEIPEEPYSELLALHRLCFGQYQGVLPFDESILRWYIQRPGLGLEHTLVMLHGDTIISSLFLTLSAFVVEGTLLPVGIIDTVMTHPLYRGKGLATKLMQEAEAMMRACDCWFGYLYTVPETRQFGLYQNLGYRDFQRVFHLEKEGQAPKIEVTPFPQEEVRQFLNETLVRYNGFIPFDEALWKWRKVERPAGIPAQVFVHRDSRGKIQGTITLAWGKIVTATGEEEVVYLSDWAGVSKEGKERLLHVALSAAGNAKVDLLCPVSNLEEWAILQENGFQPTLAESAMLFPLRKEAQTVLQKALSKNWYPLIESVVGV